One Setaria viridis chromosome 5, Setaria_viridis_v4.0, whole genome shotgun sequence genomic region harbors:
- the LOC117854971 gene encoding probable potassium transporter 2 isoform X1: protein MTEQERSQLSRFESGITHRRQYYMNLLLLAYQSFGVVYGDLSTSPLYVYKSTFSGKLRQYQDEETVFGVLSLIFWTFTLIPLLKYVTIVLSADDNGEGGPFALYSLLCRHAKLSLLPNQQAADEELSSYYRNGFAPRNGSAPWLRRFLEKHKKVRTVLLLVVLCGASMVIGDGVLTPAISVLSSMSGLQVRATGLEHRSVVLLSCIVLVGLFALQHRGTQKVAFMFAPIVIIWLFSIGGIGLYNILHWNPNIYQALSPYYMVKFFRKTGKDGWISLGGILLSMTGSEAMFADLGHFTSASVRVAFVTVIYPCLILQYMGHAAFLSKNTFHMPTGFYDTIPEPVFWPVFVVATLAAVVGSQAVISATFSIVKQCHALGCFPRVKVVHTSRWIYGQIYIPEINWILMVLCVAVTVSFRDTTLIGNAYGIACMTVMLVTTFLMALIVIFVWQRNIIFALIFLVFFGSIEAVYLSSSLMKVPQGGWVPLVLAFIFMSVMYIWHYGLRRKYQFDLQNKVSMRSILSLGPSLGIVRVPGIGLIYTELVTGVPSIFSHFVTNLPAFHEVLVFLCVKSVPVPYVSPDERYLVGRIGPKEYRMYRCIVRYGYKDVQRDDDNFENMLVMGIAKFVMMEAEDASSSASYDIANEGRMAVITTTDDAGTPLTMRDFNGLADSMTTRSSKSESLRSLQSSYEQESPNVSRRRRVRFEVPEDDDMGQQVKDELMALVEAKHAGVAYIMGHSYIKARRSSSFLKKFAIDVGYSFLRKNCRGPSVTLHIPHISLIEVGMIYHV, encoded by the exons ATGACGGAGCAGGAACGTAGCCAGCTTTCACGATTTGAATCGGGGATCACTCAT CGGAGGCAGTACTACATGAATCTATTACTTCTAGCTTACCAGAGCTTTGGTGTTGTTTATGGGGACCTAAGCACATCACCTCTCTACGTTTATAAAAGTACATTCTCTGGAAAGCTCCGCCAATACCAAGATGAAGAGACAGTATTCGGTGTACTCTCCCTCATATTTTGGACATTCACTCTTATTCCTTTGCTGAAGTATGTCACTATTGTCTTGAGTGCTGATGATAATGGCGAAG GTGGACCATTTGCATTGTATTCACTGCTTTGCAGGCATGCAAAACTTAGCTTGCTTCCAAATCAACAAGCAGCCGATGAGGAACTATCTTCATACTACAGAAATGGGTTTGCTCCTCGCAATGGATCTGCACCTTGGCTAAGAAGGTTTCTAGAGAAGCACAAAAAAGTGAGAACTGTGCTGCTTCTCGTAGTTTTGTGTGGTGCTAGCATGGTGATCGGTGATGGTGTTCTTACCCCAGCAATATCAG TCCTGTCATCTATGTCCGGATTACAAGTTCGAGCTACTGGTTTAGAGCACC GTTCTGTAGTTCTCCTTTCGTGCATTGTATTGGTTGGTCTATTTGCCTTGCAACACCGAGGTACTCAGAAGGTTGCATTCATGTTTGCACCAATTGTCATCATCTGGCTGTTTTCCATTGGTGGAATTGGTTTATACAACATACTTCATTGGAACCCAAATATATATCAAGCTCTCTCTCCATATTATATGGTTAAGTTTTTTAGGAAGACTGGTAAAGATGGCTGGATTTCTTTAGGAGGGATTCTTCTTTCAATGACAG GCAGTGAAGCAATGTTTGCTGACCTTGGCCACTTTACGAGTGCATCTGTCAGG GTGGCTTTCGTTACCGTCATATATCCATGCCTTATACTACAATATATGGGTCATGCTGCATTTCTATCGAAGAACACCTTTCACATGCCGACAGGTTTTTATGATACTATTCCAG AACCTGTATTTTGGCCTGTATTTGTGGTGGCCACACTCGCTGCAGTTGTTGGTAGCCAAGCTGTGATTTCGGCAACGTTCTCCATTGTGAAACAGTGCCATGCTTTGGGATGTTTCCCACGAGTGAAGGTTGTCCACACATCAAGGTGGATCTATGGGCAGATATATATTCCAGAAATAAATTGGATCCTTATGGTGCTTTGCGTAGCTGTCACGGTTTCTTTCCGTGACACTACTCTTATCGGCAATGCTTATG GTATTGCATGCATGACTGTTATGCTTGTTACTACATTCTTGATGGCATTGATCGTCATCTTTGTTTGGCAAAGGAACATAATATTTGCCCTAATTTTCCTGGTTTTCTTTGGATCCATTGAAGCTGTATATCTTTCCTCATCTCTCATGAAGGTTCCTCAAGGAGGATGGGTGCCTCTTGTGCTTGCTTTCATATTCATGTCTGTCATGTACATCTGGCACTATGGGTTAAGGAGGAAGTACCAGTTTGACCTACAGAACAAAGTATCAATGAGATCGATCCTGTCTCTGGGTCCAAGCCTTGGCATAGTTCGGGTTCCTGGTATTGGATTGATTTATACAGAGCTGGTGACTGGTGTACCCTCCATCTTCTCACATTTTGTCACTAATCTCCCTGCTTTCCATGAAGTCCTAGTCTTTCTCTGCGTGAAGTCAGTGCCAGTGCCATATGTTTCGCCAGATGAGCGATACCTTGTGGGTAGGATTGGACCTAAAGAATATCGGATGTACCGTTGCATTGTTAGATACGGCTACAAAGATGTGCAGAGAGATGATGACAATTTTGAGAACATGTTAGTTATGGGTATTGCAAAGTTTGTTATGATGGAAGCTGAGGATGCTTCTTCTTCGGCAAGTTATGATATCGCTAATGAAGGAAGGATGGCAGTCATAACAACCACTGATGACGCCGGCACTCCATTGACTATGAGAGATTTCAATGGCCTAGCTGACTCCATGACTACGAGGAGCAGCAAATCAGAGAGCCTTCGAAGTTTGCAATCCTCTTACGAGCAAGAATCCCCAAATGTaagccggcgccgccgtgttCGCTTTGAGGTGCCAGAGGATGACGACATGGGCCAGCAAGTGAAAGATGAGCTCATGGCACTTGTGGAAGCAAAACATGCTGGGGTGGCATACATCATGGGGCATTCTTATATCAAAGCTAGGAGGAGCTCGAGTTTCCTGAAGAAGTTTGCTATTGATGTTGGCTACTCTTTCCTCCGGAAGAACTGCAGAGGTCCATCGGTCACACTGCACATTCCGCACATTAGTCTGATAGAAGTGGGCATGATCTACCATGTTTAG
- the LOC117855074 gene encoding probable esterase PIR7A, with translation MESAKKQQQQRHHFVLVHGACHGAWSWYKVATALSSAGHRVTALDMAGCGARPERAEEVSSFEEYSRPLLDAVAALPAGEKAVLVGHSFGGRSLALAMERFPDRIAVAVFVSAAIPAAGKPMTLVFQQFSQEKRPADFYMDCKIEISGDPQHPVETIRFGPRYLEQRLYKLSPPEDLTLAKAATRLSRRFLNDATMNGAILTAERYGAVRRVCVVAEDDAMLSAEFQRRMASWNPGTEVRGLPGADHMPMLSKPEELSEMLMEVADKYRHCWSTGNFRHGR, from the exons ATGGAGAGCgccaagaagcagcagcagcagcgccaccaCTTCGTGCTGGTGCACGGCGCCTGCCACGGCGCGTGGAGCTGGTACAAGGTGGCCACCGCCCTGTcctccgccggccaccgcgtCACGGCGCTGGACATGGCCGGTTGCGGCGCCAGACCCGAGCGCGCCGAGGAGGTGTCGTCCTTCGAGGAGTACAGCCGGCCGCTGCTGGACGCCGTGGCCGCGCTACCGGCCGGGGAGAAGGCGGTCCTCGTCGGCCACAGCTTCGGCGGGCGAAGCCTCGCGCTTGCCATGGAAAGGTTCCCGGACAGGATCGCCGTCGCGGTGTTCGTGTCGGCCGCCATACCCGCCGCCGGGAAGCCCATGACGCTCGTCTTCCAACAG TTTTCGCAAGAAAAGAGGCCAGCGGATTTCTACATGGACTGCAAAATCGAAATCAGCGGCGATCCCCAGCATCCCGTGGAGACGATTCGGTTCGGACCACGGTACTTGGAGCAGAGATTGTATAAGCTCAGCCCCCCTGAG GATCTGACcctggcgaaggcggcgacgaggctgTCGCGGCGGTTCCTGAACGACGCGACGATGAACGGGGCCATCCTTACGGCGGAGCGGTACGGCGCGGTGAGGCGGGTGTGCGTCGTCGCCGAGGACGACGCGATGCTTTCGGCGGAGTTCCAGCGGCGGATGGCGTCGTGGAACCCCGGCACGGAGGTGAGGGGGCTGCCGGGTGCGGATCACATGCCGATGCTGTCAAAGCCGGAGGAGCTCTCGGAAATGCTAATGGAGGTGGCCGACAAGTACAG ACATTGTTGGAGTACAGGAAACTTCAGACACGGTCGTTAA
- the LOC117856588 gene encoding uncharacterized protein → MESQGKNNGSPLITRRVEASTLFLATTPPTEPSGGGEPELAVRLRCHVTKYIRAGRGRGQRQVYVYRGSGAEASFVAAVPRDVLVDEDSVRDVMRLLLRAIRPLRDLDLTDDEWEAILPEDVVPQLADLARGLDEGSRSAAVVELAVDRHIRYSAPRVLMTACRGAPPATEGKDDGCSICLEVLHEEAAAAGKGVPVELPGCAHAFHRRCISKWFRKKPTCPLCRGNVTKHLDPELQKDILEFSHDDDPDRPTVLDSP, encoded by the coding sequence ATGGAGTCGCAGGGGAAGAACAACGGATCGCCCCTGATCACGCGTCGAGTCGAGGCCAGCACTTTATTCCTCGCCACGACCCCGCCGACCgagccgagcggcggcggcgagcccgagCTCGCTGTGCGGCTGAGGTGCCACGTGACCAAGTACATCcgcgccgggcgcgggcgcgggcagaGACAGGTGTACGTCTACCGCGGGTCCGGCGCCGAGGCGAgcttcgtcgccgccgtgcCCAGGGACGTCCTGGTCGACGAGGACAGCGTCCGCGACGtgatgcggctgctgctgagggCGATCCGGCCTCTACGGGACCTCGACCTCACCGACGACGAGTGGGAGGCCATCCTGCCCGAGGACGTCGTGCCGCAGCTCGCCGACCTGGCGCGGGGCCTCGACGAGGGCAGCCGCTCTGCCGCCGTTGTGGAGCTGGCGGTGGACCGCCATATCAGGTACAGCGCGCCCCGGGTGCTTATGACGGCATGCaggggggcgccgccggcgacggaggGGAAGGACGACGGGTGCAGCATCtgcttggaggtgttgcacgaggaggctgcggcggcggggaagggcgTGCCCGTGGAGCTGCCGGGGTGCGCGCACGCCTTCCACCGCCGGTGCATCTCCAAGTGGTTCCGTAAGAAGCCGACGTGCCCGCTGTGCCGGGGGAACGTGACCAAGCACCTGGACCCGGAGCTGCAGAAGGATATCCTCGAGTTCAGCCATGATGATGATCCAGATCGACCCACTGTGCTCGATTCACCATGA
- the LOC117855152 gene encoding nuclear transcription factor Y subunit B-1 — protein sequence MADHHGQPPGGGGGGAEEIKEQDRLLPIANVGRIMKQILPPNAKISKEAKETMQECVSEFISFVTGEASDKCHKEKRKTVNGDDVCWAFGALGFDDYVDPMRRYLHKYRELEGDRAAAAASSRGGGPPGPDHPSTSGGPGAGAGPGPSGGGGGHFMFGAMDRSDNNSSRPF from the coding sequence ATGGCCGACCACCACGGGCagccgccgggcggcggcggcggtggggcggagGAGATCAAGGAGCAGGACCGGCTGCTCCCCATCGCCAACGTGGGGCGCATCATGAAGCAGATCCTGCCGCCCAACGCCAAGATCTCcaaggaggccaaggagaccatgCAGGAGTGCGTCTCCGAGTTCATCAGCTTCGTCACCGGCGAGGCCTCCGACAAGTGCCACAAGGAGAAGCGCAAGACCGTCAACGGCGACGACGTCTGCTGGGCCTTCGGCGCACTCGGCTTCGACGACTACGTCGACCCCATGCGCAGGTACCTCCACAAGTACCGCGAGCTCGagggcgaccgcgccgccgccgccgcttcctcccgCGGGGGCGGGCCTCCCGGCCCGGACCACCCCTCCACCTcgggcggccccggcgccggggccggacccggacccagcggcggcggcggcggtcattTCATGTTCGGCGCCATGGACAGGAGCGATAACAACAGCTCCAGGCCCTTTTAA
- the LOC117854971 gene encoding probable potassium transporter 2 isoform X2: MDAEAGVVGADQLPRRQYYMNLLLLAYQSFGVVYGDLSTSPLYVYKSTFSGKLRQYQDEETVFGVLSLIFWTFTLIPLLKYVTIVLSADDNGEGGPFALYSLLCRHAKLSLLPNQQAADEELSSYYRNGFAPRNGSAPWLRRFLEKHKKVRTVLLLVVLCGASMVIGDGVLTPAISVLSSMSGLQVRATGLEHRSVVLLSCIVLVGLFALQHRGTQKVAFMFAPIVIIWLFSIGGIGLYNILHWNPNIYQALSPYYMVKFFRKTGKDGWISLGGILLSMTGSEAMFADLGHFTSASVRVAFVTVIYPCLILQYMGHAAFLSKNTFHMPTGFYDTIPEPVFWPVFVVATLAAVVGSQAVISATFSIVKQCHALGCFPRVKVVHTSRWIYGQIYIPEINWILMVLCVAVTVSFRDTTLIGNAYGIACMTVMLVTTFLMALIVIFVWQRNIIFALIFLVFFGSIEAVYLSSSLMKVPQGGWVPLVLAFIFMSVMYIWHYGLRRKYQFDLQNKVSMRSILSLGPSLGIVRVPGIGLIYTELVTGVPSIFSHFVTNLPAFHEVLVFLCVKSVPVPYVSPDERYLVGRIGPKEYRMYRCIVRYGYKDVQRDDDNFENMLVMGIAKFVMMEAEDASSSASYDIANEGRMAVITTTDDAGTPLTMRDFNGLADSMTTRSSKSESLRSLQSSYEQESPNVSRRRRVRFEVPEDDDMGQQVKDELMALVEAKHAGVAYIMGHSYIKARRSSSFLKKFAIDVGYSFLRKNCRGPSVTLHIPHISLIEVGMIYHV, from the exons ATGGACGCCGaggccggcgtcgtcggcgccgaccAGCTGCCG CGGAGGCAGTACTACATGAATCTATTACTTCTAGCTTACCAGAGCTTTGGTGTTGTTTATGGGGACCTAAGCACATCACCTCTCTACGTTTATAAAAGTACATTCTCTGGAAAGCTCCGCCAATACCAAGATGAAGAGACAGTATTCGGTGTACTCTCCCTCATATTTTGGACATTCACTCTTATTCCTTTGCTGAAGTATGTCACTATTGTCTTGAGTGCTGATGATAATGGCGAAG GTGGACCATTTGCATTGTATTCACTGCTTTGCAGGCATGCAAAACTTAGCTTGCTTCCAAATCAACAAGCAGCCGATGAGGAACTATCTTCATACTACAGAAATGGGTTTGCTCCTCGCAATGGATCTGCACCTTGGCTAAGAAGGTTTCTAGAGAAGCACAAAAAAGTGAGAACTGTGCTGCTTCTCGTAGTTTTGTGTGGTGCTAGCATGGTGATCGGTGATGGTGTTCTTACCCCAGCAATATCAG TCCTGTCATCTATGTCCGGATTACAAGTTCGAGCTACTGGTTTAGAGCACC GTTCTGTAGTTCTCCTTTCGTGCATTGTATTGGTTGGTCTATTTGCCTTGCAACACCGAGGTACTCAGAAGGTTGCATTCATGTTTGCACCAATTGTCATCATCTGGCTGTTTTCCATTGGTGGAATTGGTTTATACAACATACTTCATTGGAACCCAAATATATATCAAGCTCTCTCTCCATATTATATGGTTAAGTTTTTTAGGAAGACTGGTAAAGATGGCTGGATTTCTTTAGGAGGGATTCTTCTTTCAATGACAG GCAGTGAAGCAATGTTTGCTGACCTTGGCCACTTTACGAGTGCATCTGTCAGG GTGGCTTTCGTTACCGTCATATATCCATGCCTTATACTACAATATATGGGTCATGCTGCATTTCTATCGAAGAACACCTTTCACATGCCGACAGGTTTTTATGATACTATTCCAG AACCTGTATTTTGGCCTGTATTTGTGGTGGCCACACTCGCTGCAGTTGTTGGTAGCCAAGCTGTGATTTCGGCAACGTTCTCCATTGTGAAACAGTGCCATGCTTTGGGATGTTTCCCACGAGTGAAGGTTGTCCACACATCAAGGTGGATCTATGGGCAGATATATATTCCAGAAATAAATTGGATCCTTATGGTGCTTTGCGTAGCTGTCACGGTTTCTTTCCGTGACACTACTCTTATCGGCAATGCTTATG GTATTGCATGCATGACTGTTATGCTTGTTACTACATTCTTGATGGCATTGATCGTCATCTTTGTTTGGCAAAGGAACATAATATTTGCCCTAATTTTCCTGGTTTTCTTTGGATCCATTGAAGCTGTATATCTTTCCTCATCTCTCATGAAGGTTCCTCAAGGAGGATGGGTGCCTCTTGTGCTTGCTTTCATATTCATGTCTGTCATGTACATCTGGCACTATGGGTTAAGGAGGAAGTACCAGTTTGACCTACAGAACAAAGTATCAATGAGATCGATCCTGTCTCTGGGTCCAAGCCTTGGCATAGTTCGGGTTCCTGGTATTGGATTGATTTATACAGAGCTGGTGACTGGTGTACCCTCCATCTTCTCACATTTTGTCACTAATCTCCCTGCTTTCCATGAAGTCCTAGTCTTTCTCTGCGTGAAGTCAGTGCCAGTGCCATATGTTTCGCCAGATGAGCGATACCTTGTGGGTAGGATTGGACCTAAAGAATATCGGATGTACCGTTGCATTGTTAGATACGGCTACAAAGATGTGCAGAGAGATGATGACAATTTTGAGAACATGTTAGTTATGGGTATTGCAAAGTTTGTTATGATGGAAGCTGAGGATGCTTCTTCTTCGGCAAGTTATGATATCGCTAATGAAGGAAGGATGGCAGTCATAACAACCACTGATGACGCCGGCACTCCATTGACTATGAGAGATTTCAATGGCCTAGCTGACTCCATGACTACGAGGAGCAGCAAATCAGAGAGCCTTCGAAGTTTGCAATCCTCTTACGAGCAAGAATCCCCAAATGTaagccggcgccgccgtgttCGCTTTGAGGTGCCAGAGGATGACGACATGGGCCAGCAAGTGAAAGATGAGCTCATGGCACTTGTGGAAGCAAAACATGCTGGGGTGGCATACATCATGGGGCATTCTTATATCAAAGCTAGGAGGAGCTCGAGTTTCCTGAAGAAGTTTGCTATTGATGTTGGCTACTCTTTCCTCCGGAAGAACTGCAGAGGTCCATCGGTCACACTGCACATTCCGCACATTAGTCTGATAGAAGTGGGCATGATCTACCATGTTTAG
- the LOC117857606 gene encoding cullin-1-like: protein MSSHLSFEEGWKVLEQGIVKCSKILECTSTRPTVAEYMNYYDCSYRMAVQKQHYCHEMYNGFKTTLADCVRAMILPHLMHKQNDYFFRELVKMWSNYAIMVRCVIGFFSYLDRCYVEQYKLPSLSDTAATSFFGPVFSYFSDEARTALLTLIRQERDGSTMDSGFLDVMHGICRSEVKTLMQNAVLEDTYAYYSMRSSEWIMQYSLPDYLSKVQESMEKETNRLAYYLNISRDESIDLCLQAVNAPLMETYDSYASEKQIGGQLLLQTYKTVEEELLGRCSSLTLGGSDSNSFN, encoded by the exons ATGAGCAGCCACCTAAGCTTTGAGGAAGGCTGGAAGGTCCTGGAACAGGGGATTGTAAAGTGCTCAAAGATTTTGGAGTGCACTAGCACAAGGCCTACCGTGGCTGAGTACATGAACTACTATGA TTGTTCTTACAGGATGGCTGTGCAGAAACAACATTACTGTCATGAAATGTACAATGGTTTCAAGACAACGCTTGCAGATTGTGTCCGTGCAATG ATTCTGCCGCATCTCATGCACAAGCAAAATGACTACTTTTTTAGAGAGCTTGTGAAAATGTGGTCAAACTACGCCATCATGGTTAGATGTGTAATTGGCTTCTTTAGCTATTTGGACCGCTGCTATGTGGAGCAGTACAAACTACCATCACTTAGCGACACTGCTGCTACTTCTTTCTTTGGTCCA GTCTTTTCCTACTTCAGTGATGAAGCAAGAACTGCTCTTCTTACTCTG ATCCGACAAGAACGTGATGGAAGTACGATGGATTCGGGCTTTCTGGATGTTATGCATGGCATATGTCGTTCTGAAGTCAAAACATTAATGCAAAATGCTGTTCTTGAAGACACATATGCCTACTACTCGATGAGAAGTTCTGAATGGATTATGCAGTACTCTCTGCCAGATTACCTTTCTAAG GTTCAGGAAAGCATGGAAAAGGAAACCAATAGACTGGCTTACTATCTGAACATTTCAAGGGATGAAAGCATAGATCTTTGTTTGCAG GCTGTTAATGCTCCATTGATGGAAACTTACGACAGTTATGCAAGTGAGAAACAAATTGGTGGTCAGCTTTTGCTTCAAACATACAAG ACTGTTGAGGAGGAACTGCTTGGCAGATGCAGTAGTTTGACACTTGGTGGCTCAGACAGCAATTCGTTCAATTGA
- the LOC117858735 gene encoding transcriptional activator hap3, with protein MSENFNFIGPAQVGQSQPQPQNLSRASTSRDGNSGAVGHDNLLPIANVGRIMKEALPPQAKISKRAKETIQECATEFVGFVTGEASERCRRERRKTINGDDICHAMRSLGLDHYADAMRRYLQRYRESEELAAALNSGSGSGSGGGIQIDVRAELSIFRGHEQQDRN; from the coding sequence ATGAGCGAGAATTTCAATTTCATTGGTCCTGCCCAAGTGGGGCAATCCCAACCCCAACCCCAAAACCTTTCTAGGGCATCAACCTCCAGGGATGGCAACAGTGGGGCGGTTGGGCACGACAACCTCCTGCCGATCGCCAACGTTGGGCGGATCATGAAGGAAGCCCTCCCGCCGCAGGCTAAGATATCGAAGCGCGCCAAGGAGACCATCCAGGAGTGCGCCACGGAGTTCGTCGGCTTCGTCACCGGCGAGGCCTCGGAGCGGTGCCGCCGGGAGAGGCGCAAGACGATCAACGGCGATGACATCTGCCATGCCATGAGAAGCCTTGGCCTCGATCACTACGCCGACGCCATGCGCAGGTACCTGCAGAGGTACCGCGAGAGCGAGGAGCTCGCGGCCGCGCTcaacagcggcagcggcagcggcagcggtggGGGCATCCAGATCGACGTGAGGGCTGAGCTGTCGATCTTCAGGGGCCACGAGCAGCAAGACAGAAATTGA
- the LOC117857605 gene encoding protein LATERAL BRANCHING OXIDOREDUCTASE 1 translates to MAAAEIKIGQVDDVQELHRTGQGTVPDRYIRDGDDRPGGDNVCALAHIPVIDVGELPRGDELNKLRLACEEWGFFQVVNHGIEGELLDEMEKLTREFFMLPLEEKEKYPMAPGGIQGYGHAFVFSEDQKLDWCNMLALGVEPAFIRQPKLWPTTPARFKDTLERYSVEVRSLCQRLLAHIAETLGLAPATFRDMFGEAVQAVRMNFYPPCPAPELVLGLSAHSDGSAVTVLQQDMSCAGLQVFRGGAWVPVHPIRHALVINIGDSLEVLTNGRYKSVEHRAVTNGERDRLSVVTFYAPAYDVELGPLPEFVSDEAPCRYRRFNHGEYSRHYVTSRLEGKKTLEFAKIDQTKAAPEEPCSCL, encoded by the exons ATGGCTGCGGCTGAGATCAAGATAGGCCAGGTCGATGACGTCCAGGAGCTGCACCGGACGGGCCAGGGAACGGTGCCGGATCGCTACATCAGGGACGGGGACGACCGGCCGGGCGGCGACAACGTCTGCGCCCTCGCGCACATCCCGGTGATCGACGTCGGCGAGCTCCCGCGCGGCGACGAGCTGAACAAGCTCAGGCTCGCCTGCGAGGAGTGGGGCTTCTTCCAG GTTGTGAACCATGGCATCGAGGGAGAGCTGCTGGACGAGATGGAGAAGCTGACGAGGGAGTTCTTCATGCTGCCgctggaggagaaggagaagtaCCCGATGGCGCCGGGAGGCATCCAGGGCTACGGCCACGCCTTCGTCTTCTCCGAGGACCAGAAGCTGGACTGGTGCAACATGCTGGCGCTGGGCGTGGAGCCCGCCTTCATCCGGCAGCCGAAGCTGTGGCCGACGACCCCGGCCAGGTTCAAGGACACCCTGGAGAGGTACTCCGTCGAGGTCAGGTCCCTATGCCAGCGGCTGCTCGCCCACATCGCCGAGACGCTGGGGCTCGCGCCGGCCACGTTCCGCGACATGTTCGGCGAGGCGGTGCAGGCGGTGCGGATGAACTTCTACCCGCCGTGCCCGGCGCCGGAGCTGGTGCTGGGGCTCAGCGCGCACTCTGACGGCAGCGCCGTCACCGTGCTCCAGCAGGACATGTCCTGCGCCGGCCTGCAGGTGTTCAGGGGCGGCGCATGGGTGCCCGTCCACCCCATCCGCCACGCCCTCGTCATCAACATCGGCGACTCGCTCGAG GTCCTGACGAACGGCAGGTACAAGAGCGTGGAACACCGGGCGGTGACGAACGGCGAGCGGGACCGGCTGTCGGTGGTGACGTTCTACGCGCCGGCCTACGACGTCGAGCTGGGCCCGCTGCCGGAGTTCGTGTCCGACGAGGCGCCGTGTCGGTACCGGAGGTTCAACCACGGAGAGTACAGCCGCCACTACGTCACCAGCCGGCTCGAGGGCAAGAAGACGCTCGAGTTCGCCAAGATCGATCAGACCAAGGCTGCTCCTGAAGAACCCTGTAGTTGCCTATAG